One stretch of Janibacter limosus DNA includes these proteins:
- the glpK gene encoding glycerol kinase GlpK has product MSAPKTYVLAIDQGTTSTRAMVFDRDGTVIASDQIEHEQIFPRAGWVEHDALEIWDNTRRVIGGALGKANLNSGHIEAVGITNQRETTVVWDKADGRPIHHAVVWQDTRTQGLVDELARDGGLDRFKEVSGLPLATYFAGPKIAWILDHVEGARERAEAGELLAGTMDTWVLWNLTGGGENAGVHVTDVTNASRTMLMDLKTLSWDEATCEAIGVPMQLLPEIRSSSEVYGECKPGVLNGTPIAGILGDQQSATFGQACLTPGSAKNTYGTGNFMLLNTGSEIVTSDKGLLTTVCYQLGEEPAVYALEGSIAVTGSLIQWLRDNLGFIKGAPEVEQLAGSVEDNGGVYFVPAFSGLFAPHWRPDARGAILGLTRFANKGHIARAALESTAYQTKDVLDAMQEDAERAGGRLTELKVDGGMVANDTLMQFQADVLGVDVVRPKIAETTALGAAYAAGLAVGYWGSTDEIVDNWAEDQRWSPSMDEDEVARLHRNWTKAISKTLDWVDEDVV; this is encoded by the coding sequence ATGAGTGCACCGAAGACATACGTGCTGGCCATCGACCAGGGGACGACGAGCACCCGGGCGATGGTCTTCGACCGGGATGGCACCGTGATCGCGAGCGACCAGATCGAGCACGAGCAGATCTTCCCCAGGGCCGGCTGGGTCGAGCACGATGCCTTGGAGATCTGGGACAACACGCGCCGGGTCATCGGCGGCGCGCTCGGCAAGGCCAACCTCAACAGCGGCCACATCGAGGCCGTCGGGATCACCAACCAGCGCGAGACGACGGTCGTGTGGGACAAGGCCGACGGCCGGCCGATCCACCATGCCGTCGTCTGGCAGGACACCCGGACGCAGGGGCTCGTCGACGAGCTCGCCCGGGACGGTGGTCTGGACCGCTTCAAGGAGGTGTCCGGGCTGCCGCTCGCGACCTACTTCGCCGGGCCCAAGATCGCCTGGATCCTCGACCATGTCGAGGGCGCGCGCGAGCGGGCAGAGGCGGGCGAGCTGCTCGCGGGGACCATGGACACCTGGGTGCTGTGGAACCTCACGGGTGGTGGGGAGAACGCCGGCGTCCACGTCACCGACGTCACCAACGCCTCGCGCACGATGCTCATGGACCTGAAGACGCTCTCGTGGGACGAGGCGACCTGCGAGGCGATCGGGGTGCCGATGCAGCTGCTCCCCGAGATCCGTTCGTCGTCCGAGGTCTACGGCGAGTGCAAGCCCGGTGTGCTCAACGGGACGCCCATCGCCGGGATCCTCGGCGACCAGCAGTCGGCGACCTTCGGCCAGGCGTGCCTGACGCCGGGGTCGGCGAAGAACACCTACGGCACGGGCAACTTCATGCTGCTCAACACGGGGAGCGAGATCGTCACGAGCGACAAGGGTCTGCTGACGACCGTCTGCTACCAGCTGGGTGAGGAGCCGGCGGTCTACGCGCTGGAGGGGTCGATCGCCGTCACGGGGTCGCTCATCCAGTGGCTGCGGGACAACCTGGGCTTCATCAAGGGGGCCCCCGAGGTGGAGCAGCTCGCCGGGAGCGTCGAGGACAACGGTGGGGTGTACTTCGTCCCGGCCTTCTCCGGACTCTTCGCCCCGCACTGGCGACCGGACGCGCGGGGAGCGATCCTCGGGCTGACCCGATTCGCCAACAAGGGCCACATCGCGCGGGCGGCCCTGGAGTCCACGGCCTACCAGACCAAGGACGTCCTCGACGCGATGCAGGAGGACGCCGAGCGGGCCGGTGGGCGTCTCACCGAGCTCAAGGTCGATGGCGGCATGGTCGCCAACGACACGCTCATGCAGTTCCAGGCAGACGTGCTCGGTGTCGACGTCGTGCGGCCCAAGATCGCCGAGACCACCGCCCTCGGCGCCGCCTACGCCGCAGGTCTGGCCGTCGGGTACTGGGGATCGACCGACGAGATCGTCGACAACTGGGCCGAGGACCAGCGGTGGTCTCCGTCGATGGATGAGGACGAGGTGGCTCGGTTGCACCGCAACTGGACCAAGGCGATCAGCAAGACCTTGGACTGGGTGGACGAGGACGTGGTCTGA
- a CDS encoding HNH endonuclease → MTDQGTGTTVGGSVVGDALPDRLSSALEALSGAGAEGVSEAELLRVVTLMEATKGAAAALQARATAMFVEDRDEQIARDRADGVVSAREASCRRRAARAELALARRCAPSQADRHVGLAKALVHDLPYTMAALTTGELSEWRATIVARETACLSHEDRVEADRRLAGCLTSVSDKELAAAAHRASADLDAEALVRRRRKAVASRNVSVRPAADGMAWLSILGPLTDVVGAFAALKKAEQARYVATGDPAVDEARAADERGRGAWMADTALELLSGRCEGQVQPVEVALVMREEAIVRTGEGTGADAAGSVFFRTSVASASADSTYARDVGGAGDRDEVEVPGWGAMPGAMAREHLLRLCDAGTATWLRRLWTAPGGNDLVAMDSRRRLFSGVLRQLIELRDATCRVPFCGAPIRDIDHVSPHARGGETSAANAMSDCQGHNLVKEAPGWRAEVTSTGLDPGGGPHEVTLTTPTGNEYTCTAPPLLGHGRPRSRPPLAGETARRRPVGDATRRRPVGDATRRRPVNAVDTIDATRSAIEVHFEGLLGAA, encoded by the coding sequence ATGACCGATCAGGGGACTGGCACCACAGTGGGTGGGTCTGTGGTCGGGGACGCGCTGCCTGATCGTCTTTCTAGTGCTCTTGAGGCATTGAGCGGTGCTGGGGCGGAGGGGGTGTCGGAGGCGGAGCTGCTGCGGGTGGTCACGCTGATGGAGGCGACGAAGGGGGCGGCTGCCGCGTTGCAGGCTCGCGCGACGGCGATGTTTGTCGAGGACCGTGACGAGCAGATCGCTCGTGATCGTGCGGACGGGGTGGTCTCGGCGCGGGAGGCGTCGTGTCGTCGGCGTGCGGCGCGGGCGGAGCTGGCGTTGGCTCGGCGGTGCGCGCCGAGTCAGGCGGATCGGCACGTGGGCCTGGCCAAGGCGCTCGTGCATGACCTGCCGTACACGATGGCGGCGTTGACGACCGGTGAGCTGAGTGAGTGGCGGGCGACGATCGTGGCCCGTGAGACCGCGTGCCTGTCCCACGAGGATCGGGTCGAGGCCGACCGCAGGCTGGCGGGGTGCTTGACCTCGGTCAGTGACAAGGAGCTGGCAGCGGCGGCGCATCGGGCGAGTGCGGACCTGGATGCGGAGGCTTTGGTGCGGCGTCGCCGTAAGGCGGTCGCTTCCAGGAATGTGAGTGTGCGGCCTGCGGCGGATGGGATGGCGTGGTTGAGCATCTTGGGTCCGCTCACGGATGTGGTCGGGGCGTTTGCGGCGTTGAAGAAGGCCGAGCAGGCACGGTATGTCGCGACCGGTGACCCGGCCGTGGACGAGGCACGAGCTGCCGACGAACGTGGCCGTGGCGCGTGGATGGCCGACACCGCCCTGGAGTTGTTGTCTGGCCGGTGTGAGGGTCAGGTGCAGCCGGTCGAGGTCGCTCTGGTGATGCGTGAGGAAGCGATCGTGCGCACCGGCGAAGGTACCGGTGCCGATGCTGCTGGCTCGGTCTTCTTCCGCACTAGCGTCGCCAGCGCCTCCGCCGACTCCACCTACGCCAGAGATGTTGGTGGTGCTGGTGATCGGGATGAGGTGGAGGTCCCGGGGTGGGGCGCGATGCCCGGTGCCATGGCCCGCGAGCACTTGCTGCGTCTGTGTGACGCGGGGACCGCGACGTGGTTGCGGCGGTTGTGGACCGCTCCGGGCGGCAACGACCTGGTCGCGATGGACTCCAGGAGAAGACTGTTCAGCGGGGTGCTGAGGCAGCTGATCGAGCTGCGGGATGCGACCTGCCGGGTGCCCTTCTGTGGCGCGCCGATCCGCGACATCGACCACGTCAGTCCGCATGCCCGTGGTGGTGAGACCTCGGCGGCGAACGCGATGAGTGACTGCCAGGGCCACAACCTGGTCAAGGAGGCTCCCGGTTGGCGGGCCGAGGTCACCTCCACCGGCTTGGATCCCGGTGGCGGTCCCCACGAAGTCACCCTGACCACCCCCACGGGCAACGAGTACACCTGCACGGCGCCGCCCCTGCTGGGCCACGGGCGACCCCGGTCGCGCCCACCCCTGGCGGGGGAGACGGCCCGACGGCGCCCGGTCGGCGACGCGACCCGACGGCGCCCGGTGGGCGACGCGACCCGACGGCGCCCGGTCAACGCCGTCGACACCATCGACGCCACGAGGTCAGCGATCGAGGTGCACTTCGAGGGACTGCTCGGGGCCGCATAG
- the hflX gene encoding GTPase HflX — MTEPLDDHDVTSDQGAIDATIDRVLSRRAQALADDDGFVDGGTYDGDQLDREERSALRRVQGLSTELEDITEVEYRQLRLERVVLAAVWTQGSVEDAENSMRELAALAETAGSEVLEGVLQRRQNPDPGTYLGSGKALELREIVEAQGADTVVCDTELSPSQRRALEDVVKVKVIDRTALILDIFAQHAQSREGRAQVELAQLQYLLPRLRGWGESMSRQAGGQAAGGQGMGSRGPGETKIELDRRRINTRIAKLKRDIAGMKTHRDTKRSSRRSNGTPSVAIAGYTNAGKSTLLNRLTHAGVLVDNQLFATLDTTVRRSETVDGREFTLADTVGFVRELPPQLVEAFRSTLEEVGEADLLLHVVDGSHPDPEGQISAVRSVLADVEATDVKEVIVINKADAADPEVIDRILLHEKHSLAVSARTGRGIPELLELIAEELPKPDIDVEVLVPYARGDLVSRLHDEAEILSEDHVADGTRLRARVNPDLASELTPFAAAG, encoded by the coding sequence ATGACAGAACCACTTGACGACCACGACGTGACGAGCGACCAAGGCGCCATCGACGCCACGATCGACCGAGTCCTCTCCCGCCGCGCCCAGGCGCTGGCCGACGACGACGGCTTCGTCGACGGCGGGACCTACGACGGCGACCAGCTCGACCGCGAGGAACGCTCCGCCCTTCGCCGTGTGCAGGGCCTGTCGACCGAGCTCGAGGACATCACCGAGGTCGAGTACCGCCAGCTGCGCCTCGAGCGCGTGGTCCTCGCGGCCGTGTGGACGCAGGGCAGCGTCGAGGACGCCGAGAACTCGATGCGCGAGCTCGCCGCCCTCGCCGAGACGGCCGGCTCGGAGGTCCTCGAGGGCGTCCTGCAGCGCCGGCAGAACCCCGACCCCGGCACCTATCTCGGCTCCGGCAAGGCGCTGGAGCTGCGGGAGATCGTCGAGGCGCAGGGCGCCGACACCGTCGTCTGCGACACCGAGCTGAGCCCGAGCCAGCGGCGCGCGCTCGAGGACGTGGTCAAGGTCAAGGTCATCGACCGGACCGCGCTGATCCTGGACATCTTCGCCCAGCACGCCCAGTCGCGTGAGGGCCGGGCACAGGTCGAGCTGGCCCAGCTGCAGTACCTGCTGCCTCGTCTGCGTGGCTGGGGCGAGTCGATGTCCCGTCAGGCAGGTGGTCAGGCGGCCGGTGGCCAGGGCATGGGGTCGCGTGGTCCCGGTGAGACCAAGATCGAGCTCGACCGCCGTCGCATCAACACCCGCATCGCCAAGCTCAAGCGCGACATCGCGGGGATGAAGACCCACCGCGACACCAAGCGCTCCTCCCGCCGCAGCAACGGCACGCCGTCCGTCGCCATCGCCGGCTACACCAACGCCGGCAAGTCGACGTTGCTCAACCGCCTCACCCACGCGGGGGTGCTCGTCGACAACCAGCTCTTCGCGACCCTCGACACCACCGTGCGGCGCTCCGAGACGGTCGACGGGCGCGAGTTCACCCTCGCCGACACCGTCGGGTTCGTCCGCGAGCTGCCGCCGCAGCTCGTCGAGGCCTTCCGCTCCACGCTCGAGGAGGTCGGCGAGGCCGACCTGCTGCTCCACGTCGTGGACGGCTCGCACCCCGACCCCGAGGGGCAGATCTCGGCGGTGCGCAGCGTGCTGGCCGATGTCGAGGCGACCGACGTCAAGGAGGTCATCGTCATCAACAAGGCCGATGCCGCCGACCCCGAGGTCATCGACCGTATCCTCCTGCACGAGAAGCACTCCCTCGCCGTGTCCGCCCGCACGGGCCGGGGCATCCCCGAGCTCCTGGAGCTGATCGCCGAGGAGCTGCCCAAGCCGGACATCGATGTCGAGGTCCTCGTGCCCTATGCGCGCGGTGACCTGGTCAGCCGGCTGCACGACGAGGCCGAGATCCTCTCGGAGGACCACGTCGCCGACGGCACCCGTCTGCGCGCCCGGGTCAACCCCGACCTCGCATCGGAGCTGACCCCCTTCGCCGCTGCTGGCTGA
- a CDS encoding glycerol-3-phosphate dehydrogenase/oxidase: MPNPTPLDPQQRAAAWRRIAEEDLDVLVIGGGVTGAGVALDAATRGLKVALVEQRDFASGTSSRSSKLFHGGVRYLEQLNFGLVREALKERELMLTRIAPHLVKPVSFLYPLSHPIWERPYVTAGLTLYDSMGGGRSVPRTKQLTKGGVRRIAPGLKPSVHHGGLLYHDAQCDDARHTLTVVRTAASYGAAVLNSAKVTGLLHAGERVVGATVLDVESGDEVEVKASVVINCTGVWTDDIQRMAGGRGRFHVRASKGVHIVVARDRVNSETGLILRTEKSVLFCIPWGTHWIIGTTDTDWNLSRAHPAATSADIDYILEQINGVLVTPLTRDDIQGVYAGLRPLLAGESEESSQLSREHAVARPQPGLVSIAGGKYTTYRIMAQDAVDAAREDLSPGVPDSVTEHIPLIGAEGYPALVNQLDTLSRRHDLPVWRLTHLLDRYGSLAVDLFHLIDEDRSLATPLVGAEEYLTVEVVYAARHEATLHLNDLLTRRTRISIETKDRGVLAAQTAGPILAAELGWDEERTHSEVQHYLRRVQAEIESQQMTEDERADAERTEATDIRTLAKG; encoded by the coding sequence ATGCCGAATCCTACCCCGCTCGACCCTCAGCAGCGCGCCGCGGCCTGGCGCCGCATCGCCGAAGAGGACCTCGACGTCCTCGTCATCGGCGGTGGCGTGACCGGTGCAGGTGTCGCACTGGACGCCGCCACCCGCGGTCTCAAGGTGGCTCTCGTCGAGCAACGCGACTTCGCCTCGGGCACCTCATCGCGATCCAGCAAGCTCTTCCACGGCGGTGTGCGCTACCTCGAGCAGCTCAACTTCGGGCTCGTCCGCGAGGCGCTCAAGGAGCGCGAGCTGATGCTCACGCGCATCGCGCCCCACCTGGTCAAGCCGGTCTCCTTCCTCTACCCGCTCTCGCACCCGATCTGGGAGCGGCCCTACGTGACCGCAGGGCTCACGCTCTACGACTCGATGGGCGGCGGCCGGTCGGTGCCCCGCACCAAGCAGCTGACGAAGGGGGGAGTGCGGCGGATCGCCCCCGGCCTCAAGCCGTCGGTCCACCACGGCGGCCTGCTCTACCACGACGCCCAGTGCGACGACGCTCGTCACACCCTGACGGTCGTGCGTACCGCTGCCTCCTACGGAGCAGCCGTCCTCAACTCCGCAAAGGTCACCGGCCTGCTGCACGCAGGTGAGCGGGTCGTGGGTGCGACGGTCCTCGACGTCGAGTCGGGCGACGAGGTCGAGGTCAAAGCCTCGGTCGTCATCAACTGCACCGGTGTGTGGACCGATGACATCCAGCGGATGGCCGGCGGCCGCGGCCGGTTCCACGTGCGCGCGAGCAAGGGCGTGCACATCGTCGTGGCCCGTGACCGGGTCAACTCCGAGACGGGTCTGATCCTGCGGACGGAAAAGTCCGTCCTCTTCTGCATCCCGTGGGGCACCCACTGGATCATCGGCACGACCGACACCGACTGGAACCTCTCGCGGGCACACCCTGCGGCGACGTCCGCGGACATCGACTACATCCTCGAGCAGATCAACGGCGTCCTCGTCACGCCGCTGACCCGCGACGACATCCAGGGCGTCTACGCCGGTCTGCGCCCGCTGCTGGCGGGGGAGTCCGAGGAGTCCTCGCAGCTCAGCCGAGAGCACGCGGTGGCCCGACCCCAGCCGGGGCTCGTCTCGATCGCCGGCGGCAAGTACACGACCTACCGGATCATGGCGCAGGACGCCGTCGACGCAGCGCGCGAGGACCTCTCGCCCGGCGTCCCGGACAGCGTCACCGAGCACATCCCGCTCATCGGGGCAGAGGGCTACCCCGCCCTGGTCAACCAGCTCGACACCCTCAGCCGCCGCCACGACCTGCCCGTCTGGCGCCTGACGCACCTGCTCGACCGCTACGGCTCGCTGGCCGTCGACCTCTTCCACCTCATCGACGAGGACCGCTCTCTGGCAACGCCGCTGGTGGGCGCCGAGGAGTACCTCACTGTCGAGGTCGTCTACGCGGCGCGGCACGAGGCGACGCTCCACCTCAACGACCTGCTGACCCGTCGCACCCGGATCTCCATCGAGACCAAGGACCGCGGTGTGCTCGCCGCCCAGACCGCCGGCCCGATCCTGGCCGCAGAGCTCGGCTGGGACGAGGAGCGGACCCACTCGGAGGTGCAGCACTACCTGCGCCGGGTGCAGGCCGAGATCGAGAGCCAGCAGATGACCGAGGACGAGCGGGCCGACGCCGAGCGCACCGAGGCGACGGACATCAGGACCTTGGCCAAGGGCTGA
- a CDS encoding amino acid permease: protein MSDHLERGLNPRHVQFIALGTAIGTGLFFGSSETIQAAGPAVLIAYLVAGAMVFIVMRALGEMAVRHPVAGSFAQYSGSFLGPFAGFITGWVFWLELAVVAVADMTAVATYMGLWFPDVPGWVWMVAAIAFIGCLNLMAVQVFGEMEFWFSLIKVLAIIALVIGGLALIVWGKEVGGTTPDFANLWSNGGFAPFGLWGIIMSLSVVVFSFGGIETLGMTAGEADDPDRSIARAVNTVPFRILLFYVAALAVIMSIIPWSEVTGETSPFVEVFAALDIPAAEHIMNFVVLTAALSAMNAIFYACSRTMYGLAEQGHAPRSFLRLSRHGHIPVVPVLCMFVTGAVGIALYLTIEDRLFFYVAAIATFATVFTWLMILLAHWRMRARMAREGAAATSYAMPLFPVLNVVAIAFMVGVIVLLATTDSGRNAFYVGAGALVLLTAAYFGFVRGVGREPIVLPPHTVDQRSGDSSRV, encoded by the coding sequence GTGTCCGACCACCTCGAGCGGGGCCTGAACCCTCGCCACGTCCAGTTCATCGCCCTCGGTACCGCCATCGGGACCGGCCTCTTCTTCGGCTCGTCCGAGACGATCCAGGCCGCCGGACCGGCGGTGCTCATCGCCTACCTCGTGGCCGGCGCGATGGTCTTCATCGTCATGCGGGCACTCGGTGAGATGGCCGTGCGCCACCCCGTCGCAGGGTCCTTCGCCCAGTACTCCGGGTCCTTCCTCGGGCCCTTCGCCGGATTCATCACCGGGTGGGTCTTCTGGCTCGAGCTGGCGGTCGTGGCCGTTGCCGACATGACGGCCGTCGCCACCTACATGGGGCTGTGGTTCCCCGACGTGCCCGGCTGGGTGTGGATGGTCGCCGCCATCGCCTTCATCGGCTGCCTCAACCTGATGGCCGTGCAGGTCTTCGGCGAGATGGAGTTCTGGTTCTCCCTCATCAAGGTGCTGGCGATCATCGCCCTCGTCATCGGCGGGCTCGCGCTCATCGTCTGGGGCAAGGAGGTCGGCGGGACCACCCCCGACTTCGCCAACCTGTGGAGCAACGGCGGGTTCGCCCCCTTCGGCCTGTGGGGGATCATCATGAGCCTGAGCGTCGTCGTCTTCTCCTTCGGCGGGATCGAGACGCTCGGCATGACCGCCGGCGAGGCCGACGACCCGGACCGCTCGATCGCCCGGGCGGTCAACACGGTGCCCTTCAGGATCCTGCTCTTCTACGTCGCCGCGCTCGCGGTCATCATGTCGATCATCCCGTGGAGCGAGGTGACCGGCGAGACCTCACCCTTCGTCGAGGTCTTCGCCGCCCTCGACATCCCGGCGGCCGAGCACATCATGAACTTCGTCGTCCTCACCGCCGCCCTGTCGGCGATGAACGCGATCTTCTACGCCTGCTCCCGCACCATGTACGGCCTCGCCGAGCAGGGGCACGCCCCTCGCTCCTTCCTACGGCTCTCACGCCACGGCCACATCCCCGTCGTGCCCGTGCTGTGCATGTTCGTCACCGGCGCCGTGGGCATCGCGCTCTACCTGACCATCGAGGACCGGCTCTTCTTCTACGTCGCGGCCATCGCCACCTTCGCCACGGTCTTCACCTGGCTGATGATCCTGCTCGCCCACTGGCGGATGCGGGCGCGGATGGCCCGCGAGGGCGCGGCGGCGACGAGCTACGCGATGCCGCTCTTCCCCGTGCTCAACGTCGTCGCGATCGCCTTCATGGTCGGGGTCATCGTGCTGCTGGCGACCACCGACTCGGGTCGCAACGCCTTCTACGTGGGGGCCGGCGCGCTGGTGCTGCTCACCGCCGCGTACTTCGGCTTCGTGCGAGGCGTTGGGAGGGAGCCGATCGTGCTCCCTCCCCACACCGTCGATCAGCGCTCGGGCGACAGCTCCCGCGTGTAG
- a CDS encoding class I SAM-dependent methyltransferase: MTDHYFTDSPAATDKQRRPHVVELAGREVTVETAGGIFSPAGLDRATAILLDEVPEPPSAGDLLDIGCGWGPIALTLAMRSPEATVWAIDVTERALDLTRRNAASLGLANVRTARPDEVPADLAFAAIWSNPPIRIGKPAVHELLGTWLPRLAKGADAHLVIGKNLGADGYADWIATELGLPTERVTTSKGFRILRTSQPSVG; the protein is encoded by the coding sequence GTGACCGACCACTACTTCACCGACTCCCCCGCGGCGACCGACAAGCAGCGACGGCCCCACGTCGTGGAGCTCGCCGGTCGGGAGGTCACCGTGGAGACCGCGGGCGGCATCTTCTCCCCCGCCGGGCTCGACCGCGCGACGGCCATCCTGCTCGATGAGGTGCCCGAACCCCCTTCTGCCGGAGACCTGCTCGACATCGGCTGTGGCTGGGGACCGATCGCCCTCACCCTGGCGATGCGCTCCCCCGAGGCCACCGTCTGGGCCATCGACGTCACCGAGCGTGCCCTCGACCTCACCCGCCGCAATGCTGCGTCGCTCGGCCTGGCCAATGTCCGGACCGCGCGCCCCGACGAGGTACCGGCGGACCTGGCCTTCGCTGCGATCTGGTCCAACCCGCCGATCCGCATCGGGAAGCCCGCGGTCCACGAGCTGCTGGGCACCTGGCTGCCCCGCCTGGCGAAGGGAGCCGACGCGCACCTCGTCATCGGCAAGAATCTCGGGGCCGACGGTTACGCGGACTGGATCGCCACCGAGCTCGGCCTGCCCACCGAGCGGGTCACGACGAGCAAGGGGTTCAGGATCCTGCGGACCAGCCAGCCCTCGGTGGGTTGA
- a CDS encoding alkaline phosphatase D family protein, giving the protein MAEITRRTVLSTTAVAAGALSLPAAASAAPAQVHRGRPLMPSGVASGDVTTDGGVIWARADRPSRMVATLRGPGRSRRTIRGPWVTPGTDHTGKIDLRHLAPGRRHEIEVAFEDEHGRRGETRDLSFTTAATGRAGQSFVWTGDTAGQGWGINPDLGGYTAYATMHATRPDFFVHCGDTIYADGPIEASVTEPDGQVWRNLVIPEVTEVAQTLAQFRGRHRYNHLDDNLTGMYAEVPVLAQWDDHETTNNWYPGEVLEDPRYDVERRVDVLATRSKRAWWEWQPISNGQDRREGQRIHRKVARGKHLDVFCLDMRTFKDPNTPGLERERTSLIGDEQVRWLVTELKRSTATWKVISADLPLGIVVPDGDLQESLSNRDPGAPLGKEIELAWLLREIKDVPGVVWITADVHYCAAHHYSPERAAFTDFSPFWEFVAGPINAGTFGPNEMDATFGPRVDFIKTADYANQSPRGGNQFFGHADIDDDGALTITLRDAKGSVLYTRELSPER; this is encoded by the coding sequence ATGGCCGAGATCACCCGTCGTACCGTCCTGTCCACGACCGCCGTCGCCGCCGGGGCACTGTCGCTCCCGGCGGCAGCCTCCGCGGCTCCCGCCCAGGTCCACCGTGGTCGCCCCCTGATGCCCTCCGGCGTCGCCTCGGGTGACGTCACGACCGACGGTGGCGTCATCTGGGCCCGGGCGGACCGCCCTTCGCGCATGGTCGCCACCCTCCGGGGCCCCGGGCGCTCCCGCCGGACCATCCGCGGGCCGTGGGTGACCCCGGGCACGGACCACACGGGCAAGATCGACCTGCGCCACCTCGCGCCGGGTCGTCGCCACGAGATCGAGGTCGCCTTCGAGGACGAGCACGGGCGAAGGGGGGAGACCCGCGACCTGTCCTTCACCACCGCCGCCACGGGGCGGGCCGGGCAGTCCTTCGTCTGGACGGGCGACACCGCCGGGCAGGGCTGGGGGATCAACCCCGACCTCGGCGGCTACACCGCCTACGCGACGATGCACGCGACCCGCCCCGACTTCTTCGTCCACTGCGGCGACACGATCTACGCCGACGGACCCATCGAGGCGAGCGTCACCGAGCCCGACGGGCAGGTCTGGCGCAACCTGGTCATCCCGGAGGTCACCGAGGTCGCGCAGACCCTCGCCCAGTTCCGCGGGCGCCACCGCTACAACCACCTGGACGACAACCTCACCGGGATGTACGCCGAGGTCCCCGTCCTCGCCCAGTGGGACGACCACGAGACGACCAACAACTGGTACCCCGGCGAGGTCCTCGAGGACCCGCGCTACGACGTGGAGCGTCGGGTCGACGTCCTCGCGACGCGCTCCAAGCGCGCGTGGTGGGAGTGGCAGCCGATCAGCAACGGCCAGGACCGTCGGGAGGGTCAGCGCATCCACCGCAAGGTCGCCCGGGGCAAGCACCTGGACGTCTTCTGCCTCGACATGCGCACCTTCAAGGACCCCAACACGCCCGGCCTCGAGCGTGAGCGCACGAGCCTCATCGGTGACGAGCAGGTCCGCTGGCTCGTCACCGAGCTGAAGCGCTCCACGGCGACGTGGAAGGTCATCTCCGCCGACCTGCCGCTCGGCATCGTCGTGCCGGACGGTGACCTGCAGGAGTCGTTGTCCAACCGGGACCCGGGCGCCCCGCTGGGCAAGGAGATCGAGCTGGCCTGGCTGCTGCGCGAGATCAAGGACGTACCCGGCGTCGTGTGGATCACCGCTGACGTGCACTACTGCGCGGCGCACCACTACAGCCCCGAGCGGGCCGCCTTCACCGACTTCTCTCCCTTCTGGGAGTTCGTCGCCGGCCCGATCAACGCGGGGACCTTCGGGCCCAACGAGATGGATGCGACCTTCGGCCCGCGGGTCGACTTCATCAAGACGGCCGACTACGCCAACCAGTCGCCGCGCGGCGGCAACCAGTTCTTCGGGCACGCCGACATCGACGACGACGGGGCCCTGACCATCACCCTGAGGGACGCGAAGGGGAGCGTGCTCTACACGCGGGAGCTGTCGCCCGAGCGCTGA
- a CDS encoding LysE/ArgO family amino acid transporter — MTLSALAGLLTGLTLIVAIGAQNAFVLRQGIRREHLAPVVLICIVADVLLIGLGTAGVGALVSAHPGLVRVVTWLGAAYLVGYGLVALRRAARPEALSASVAASRGSVVATTLAITFLNPHVYLDTVLMLGSIANGHGEQRWAFAGGAAAGSAIWFTALGLGARALAGPLGRPGTWRVLDGVIGVTMVGLAVLLVTR, encoded by the coding sequence GTGACCCTCTCCGCGCTCGCCGGCCTGCTCACCGGCCTCACCCTCATCGTCGCCATCGGCGCGCAGAACGCCTTCGTCCTGCGCCAGGGCATCCGACGCGAGCACCTCGCCCCCGTGGTGCTCATCTGCATCGTCGCCGATGTCCTGCTCATCGGGCTGGGCACCGCCGGCGTCGGAGCACTGGTGAGCGCTCACCCCGGGCTCGTGCGGGTCGTCACCTGGCTGGGCGCGGCCTACCTCGTCGGCTACGGCCTGGTCGCGCTGCGTCGGGCAGCCCGCCCGGAGGCGTTGTCCGCCTCGGTGGCGGCCTCCCGCGGGTCGGTCGTGGCGACGACGCTGGCCATCACCTTCCTCAACCCGCACGTCTACCTCGACACCGTGCTCATGCTCGGGTCGATCGCCAACGGTCACGGGGAGCAGCGCTGGGCCTTCGCGGGAGGCGCGGCCGCGGGCAGTGCGATCTGGTTCACCGCCCTGGGTCTGGGCGCCCGCGCGTTGGCCGGCCCGCTCGGCCGACCGGGGACCTGGCGGGTCCTCGACGGGGTGATCGGCGTGACGATGGTCGGCCTGGCGGTCCTTCTCGTGACGAGGTGA